ATTCGGTGGCGTGGTTGTGGTAGGCAAAAGCCAGACCGGCTTTTTTGCAGGCTTCTCCGGTTTTCTGGAACACCTCGATGGATTTCTTGATCTCGTCCATCGTGGAAACGGGCGTGCTGGCGCAGACCAGAAAGCTCAATCCCCCTTCGGCGGCTTCATCGACCAGTTGCTGGTAGTTGTCCCGCAGGTTTGGGCGTTTGGCCATGGCGGCAAACAACGCCCGGCGGTCTTCGCTCATGGGGGCCGGAGCCGCTGCGGGCGGGGTAGCACCAACGGGAGCACCGCCGACGTTGGGTGGGGTGCGCGGACGAAACGGGGCGCCACCTGCGTGGTGGGCCCGCCATTTCATTCCCAAATCTTCCACCAGCGCCTTAAACTCCTTGGGCTTGAAGCCGTAGTAACCCTCTTTCAAACCGCCCGCCGTTTCGATTTCCTTGTAGCCGATGGCCGCGACTTTCTGCAGTGTGCCCTTTGCATCTTCGGCCATCAGCTTGGTCAGCGTGTACAACTGCAACC
This Larkinella insperata DNA region includes the following protein-coding sequences:
- a CDS encoding sugar phosphate isomerase/epimerase family protein, whose product is MASRREFLKNTGALALSGLMVPALARTGLNGLLAPGPIGLQLYTLTKLMAEDAKGTLQKVAAIGYKEIETAGGLKEGYYGFKPKEFKALVEDLGMKWRAHHAGGAPFRPRTPPNVGGAPVGATPPAAAPAPMSEDRRALFAAMAKRPNLRDNYQQLVDEAAEGGLSFLVCASTPVSTMDEIKKSIEVFQKTGEACKKAGLAFAYHNHATEFDPVEGSKTPYELILSQTDKELVKMELDLAWATKASKDPVALFKEQPGRFPLWHIKDIKQDLKTITEVGNGVVDFKRIFTAARTAGLQYHFVEQDGAVGMENVTTSYRNLANMLA